One window of the Streptomyces sp. NBC_00259 genome contains the following:
- a CDS encoding nitronate monooxygenase, whose amino-acid sequence MASPLDALGVDNPVLAAPMAGGPSTPALVAAAAGASGLGFLAGGYKTPDALAEQITEVRDQGVTFGVNLFAPNPLPVDPGAFRRYAATIAPEARAYGLDARAAGIVEDDDHWTDKIDLLLAEPVPVVSFTFGIPDAAVIAALRAAGTLVVLTVTSPAEARLAAGAGADALAVQASAAGGHSGTLTPQHVPAPVPLTDLLRRIRETVSLPLFAAGGLATPAGVAGALRAGAEAVMVGTVLLRADEAGTSRPHRAALADPTRHRTVVTRAFTGRPARALSNRFTDHYGGLAPSGYPALHHLTRPIRQAAASAGDAERINLWAGTGYRHAIAEPAARILRRLASHV is encoded by the coding sequence ATGGCTTCACCACTCGACGCGCTCGGCGTGGACAACCCGGTTCTGGCCGCGCCGATGGCCGGTGGCCCCAGCACCCCCGCCCTGGTCGCGGCAGCCGCCGGCGCGAGCGGACTGGGGTTCCTGGCCGGCGGATACAAGACCCCCGACGCGCTGGCCGAGCAGATCACCGAGGTCCGCGACCAGGGCGTCACCTTCGGGGTCAACCTCTTCGCGCCGAACCCCCTGCCGGTCGATCCGGGGGCCTTCCGGCGCTATGCCGCCACGATCGCACCCGAGGCCCGGGCCTACGGACTGGACGCCCGGGCAGCGGGAATCGTCGAGGACGACGACCACTGGACGGACAAGATCGACTTGCTGCTGGCCGAACCCGTACCGGTCGTCAGCTTCACCTTCGGTATCCCGGACGCAGCCGTCATCGCCGCGTTGCGCGCCGCCGGAACGCTGGTCGTCCTGACCGTCACTTCGCCGGCAGAGGCGCGCCTGGCCGCGGGCGCGGGAGCCGATGCGCTGGCCGTACAGGCGTCGGCCGCGGGAGGGCACTCCGGCACGCTCACCCCGCAGCATGTCCCGGCCCCTGTTCCACTGACCGATCTGTTGCGGCGGATCCGGGAGACGGTGTCGCTGCCGCTCTTCGCGGCGGGTGGACTGGCCACCCCGGCCGGCGTGGCCGGGGCACTGCGCGCCGGCGCCGAGGCGGTGATGGTCGGCACGGTCCTGCTGCGGGCGGACGAAGCCGGTACGTCACGTCCGCACAGGGCGGCCCTGGCCGATCCGACGCGCCACCGGACCGTGGTGACCAGGGCGTTCACCGGCAGGCCCGCACGGGCCCTGTCCAACCGGTTCACCGACCACTACGGTGGGCTCGCGCCTTCCGGCTATCCCGCCCTGCACCATCTGACCAGGCCGATCCGCCAGGCCGCTGCCTCGGCCGGCGACGCCGAGCGGATCAATCTGTGGGCCGGGACGGGGTATCGCCACGCCATCGCGGAACCGGCAGCCCGGATCCTGCGGAGGCTGGCCTCCCACGTCTGA
- a CDS encoding TetR/AcrR family transcriptional regulator: protein MGRTSDAREKIISAAQSLIELRGYSALGVAEICKTAGVPKGSFYYFFESKEALALTVLDEHWVGQRREWTRVLGGDAAPLERLRQLFEETEASQRAGQQSCGTVSGCLFGNLTLELSNQTEAIRERLQEIFDAQVGMVESVVAEARERGEVAVADPREAARSVVAQLEGQVLFAKLYNNTSQLSVLWANCLALLGARTPQEVAAEA from the coding sequence ATGGGACGGACCAGTGACGCCAGGGAGAAGATCATCAGTGCCGCGCAATCGCTCATCGAGCTGCGTGGTTACTCGGCGCTGGGCGTGGCCGAGATCTGCAAGACGGCCGGGGTGCCCAAGGGGAGCTTCTACTACTTCTTCGAGTCCAAGGAGGCCCTGGCACTGACCGTGCTCGACGAGCACTGGGTCGGTCAGCGGCGCGAATGGACCCGAGTCCTCGGTGGCGACGCCGCTCCTCTCGAGCGGCTGCGGCAGCTCTTCGAGGAGACGGAGGCGAGTCAGCGTGCGGGGCAGCAGAGCTGTGGCACCGTCTCCGGTTGCCTGTTCGGGAACCTGACGCTGGAGCTGAGCAATCAGACCGAAGCGATCCGAGAACGCCTGCAGGAGATCTTCGACGCCCAGGTCGGCATGGTGGAGTCGGTCGTCGCCGAGGCGCGTGAGCGCGGAGAGGTCGCCGTCGCCGACCCTCGTGAGGCCGCACGATCGGTCGTCGCGCAACTCGAAGGGCAGGTGCTGTTCGCGAAGCTCTACAACAACACCTCCCAGCTGAGCGTGCTCTGGGCGAACTGCCTGGCCCTGCTGGGCGCCCGGACGCCGCAGGAGGTGGCGGCCGAGGCTTGA
- a CDS encoding maleylpyruvate isomerase family mycothiol-dependent enzyme translates to METAELIKSLVREGQLLAGAADEAGPDLAVPTCPGWRVRDLLRHTGMVHRWATAFVAEGHTEYRPDSGEPDLDGDELLEWFREGHGLLVAALAEAPDDLKCWSFLPAPSPLAFWARRQAHETAVHRVDAESALGEPGPVAARFAADGVDELLCAFHARRNSRVRTAVPRVLRVRATDTDDVWTVRLSEEPARADRTGEGLADCELSGPAGRLYLALWNRLPLAAVTVSGDEELARLWRETSAITWS, encoded by the coding sequence ATGGAGACCGCCGAGCTGATCAAGTCCCTCGTCCGGGAGGGCCAGTTGCTGGCCGGTGCCGCCGACGAGGCGGGCCCCGACCTCGCGGTGCCGACGTGCCCGGGCTGGCGGGTCAGGGACCTGCTGCGGCACACCGGCATGGTCCATCGCTGGGCGACCGCGTTCGTGGCCGAGGGACACACGGAGTACCGTCCGGACTCGGGCGAGCCCGACCTGGACGGGGACGAGTTGCTTGAGTGGTTCCGGGAAGGACACGGCCTGCTGGTCGCGGCGCTCGCCGAGGCCCCGGACGATCTGAAGTGCTGGAGTTTCCTTCCGGCGCCCTCGCCGCTTGCGTTCTGGGCGCGACGCCAGGCCCATGAGACCGCTGTGCACCGGGTGGACGCCGAGTCGGCGCTCGGCGAGCCCGGTCCCGTGGCGGCTCGCTTCGCGGCCGACGGTGTCGACGAACTGCTGTGCGCGTTCCACGCCCGCCGGAACAGCCGGGTGCGGACGGCCGTGCCGCGGGTCCTGCGGGTGCGGGCCACGGACACGGACGACGTCTGGACCGTGCGGCTGTCGGAGGAGCCCGCGCGAGCCGACCGTACGGGAGAAGGGCTCGCGGATTGCGAGCTGAGTGGGCCCGCCGGACGGCTCTACCTCGCCCTGTGGAACCGGCTGCCCCTCGCGGCCGTGACCGTGAGCGGGGACGAGGAACTCGCCCGGCTGTGGCGCGAGACGTCCGCGATCACCTGGTCCTGA
- a CDS encoding SgcJ/EcaC family oxidoreductase: MHEVLRRWKAAFDGHQPDSMAGLFTPDALFQGFGPTVLTGPDAVRGYYEAVPAGRRADVTVLHTYTVGEQVAGGFAAVTFGDAHGWEARVHLSLVLRRDDGDWRIRQYHVSRVDTEHSDLSR, translated from the coding sequence ATGCATGAAGTCCTGCGGCGCTGGAAGGCCGCTTTCGACGGCCATCAGCCCGACTCCATGGCCGGCCTGTTCACCCCGGACGCCCTCTTCCAGGGCTTCGGACCCACCGTCCTCACAGGCCCGGACGCCGTGCGGGGCTACTACGAAGCCGTCCCGGCCGGCCGGAGGGCGGACGTGACGGTCCTGCACACGTACACGGTCGGCGAGCAGGTCGCGGGAGGCTTCGCGGCCGTCACGTTCGGCGACGCGCACGGCTGGGAGGCCCGTGTGCACCTGTCGCTGGTACTCCGCCGCGACGACGGCGACTGGCGGATCCGTCAGTACCACGTGTCCCGGGTGGACACCGAGCACTCGGACCTGTCTAGGTGA
- a CDS encoding DUF6332 family protein, whose amino-acid sequence MGERTQADRDASTVETGYALLSAAFAAAVVFGVIAGPKLMFVMPYAVERGLLVAGAAAAALVFPVRVVTVLRRFSRTRGRADRPDQPSHPGRTSPDS is encoded by the coding sequence ATGGGGGAACGCACACAGGCGGACCGGGACGCGAGCACCGTCGAGACCGGATACGCGCTGCTGAGCGCGGCGTTCGCGGCCGCGGTGGTCTTCGGCGTGATCGCCGGGCCCAAGCTGATGTTCGTGATGCCGTACGCCGTCGAACGCGGTCTGCTGGTCGCGGGGGCGGCCGCCGCCGCCCTGGTCTTCCCGGTGCGAGTGGTGACCGTGCTGCGCCGCTTCTCACGCACACGGGGCCGAGCGGATCGGCCGGATCAGCCGAGCCACCCGGGCCGCACCAGCCCGGACTCATAG
- a CDS encoding response regulator, with product MIRVLLADDQSLVRAGFRALLDAQPDIEVAGEAADGEEAVRNVAELRPDVVLMDIRMPLLDGLAATRRITEDAALEGVKVVMLTTFELDEYVFEAIRSGASGFLVKDTEPEELLRAVRAVVDGDALLSPGVTRRLIAEFAARSKEPAGAEALAELTEREREVMALVGIGLSNEEIARQLVVSPLTAKTHVSRTMVKLGARDRAQLVVLAYESGLVRPGWLG from the coding sequence GTGATCCGGGTACTGCTCGCCGATGACCAGTCGCTCGTACGGGCCGGCTTCCGGGCGCTGCTCGACGCCCAGCCGGACATCGAGGTCGCCGGCGAGGCCGCGGACGGCGAGGAGGCGGTGCGCAACGTCGCCGAACTCAGGCCGGACGTCGTGCTGATGGACATCCGCATGCCGCTCCTCGATGGACTCGCCGCCACGCGGCGCATCACCGAGGACGCGGCGCTGGAGGGCGTGAAGGTCGTCATGCTGACCACCTTCGAGCTGGACGAGTACGTCTTCGAGGCCATCCGCTCGGGAGCGTCCGGGTTCCTGGTGAAGGACACCGAGCCCGAGGAACTGCTCCGCGCGGTACGGGCGGTGGTGGACGGCGACGCGCTCCTTTCGCCCGGGGTGACGCGCCGGCTCATCGCCGAGTTCGCCGCCCGCTCCAAGGAACCCGCCGGGGCCGAGGCGCTCGCCGAACTCACGGAGCGCGAGCGGGAGGTGATGGCCCTGGTGGGGATCGGGCTGTCGAACGAGGAGATCGCCCGCCAGCTCGTGGTCAGCCCGCTCACCGCGAAGACGCACGTCAGCAGGACGATGGTGAAGCTCGGCGCGCGCGACCGGGCCCAACTGGTCGTGCTGGCCTATGAGTCCGGGCTGGTGCGGCCCGGGTGGCTCGGCTGA
- a CDS encoding MFS transporter, whose product MTSPLNVPASQERWTPRLWGTLLVLCAAMFLDALDVSMVGVALPSIATDLGLSTSSLQWIVSGYILGYGGLLLLGGRAADLLGRRRVFLIALAVFALASLLGGLVDSGPLLIASRFIKGLSAAFTAPAGLSIITTTFKEGPQRNRALSIYTTCAATGFSMGLVLSGLLTEVSWRLTMLLPAPIALIALLVGIRLIPRSSREDSGKGYDVPGAVTGTAAMLLLVFTVVQAPEVGWASARTLLSFLAAAALLTAFVTIERRSSHPLIRLGVLRSGSQIRANLGAAFFFGSYVGFQFLVTQYMQSLLGWSALQTALAFLPAGALVALSSTKIGSVVDRFGTPRVIAIGFSLLVIAYALFLRIDLSPAYATVILPSMLLLGAACALVFPSLNIQATNGVEDHEQGMVSGLLNTSIQVGGAIFLAVVTAVITAGGDAGSSPQQVLDSFRPGLVVVTVIAAAGLLITLAGLRSRRAAQSGRTVLVARSAPDHESGLRTRHEPRSEEVSVGD is encoded by the coding sequence ATGACCTCTCCGCTCAACGTCCCCGCATCGCAGGAACGCTGGACACCGCGGCTGTGGGGCACCCTGCTCGTGCTCTGCGCCGCGATGTTCCTCGACGCCCTCGATGTCTCGATGGTCGGCGTCGCCCTGCCCTCCATCGCCACCGACCTCGGCCTGTCCACCTCGTCCCTCCAGTGGATCGTCAGCGGCTACATCCTGGGCTACGGCGGACTGCTGCTCCTCGGTGGCCGCGCGGCCGATCTGCTCGGCAGGCGCCGGGTCTTCCTCATCGCGCTCGCCGTCTTCGCGCTCGCCTCCCTGCTGGGCGGGCTCGTCGACTCCGGGCCGCTGCTGATCGCGAGCCGCTTCATCAAGGGCCTGAGCGCCGCCTTCACCGCGCCCGCCGGCCTCTCCATCATCACCACGACCTTCAAGGAGGGCCCGCAGCGCAACCGGGCCCTGTCGATCTACACCACCTGCGCCGCCACCGGCTTCTCCATGGGCCTGGTGCTGTCCGGCCTCCTCACCGAAGTGAGCTGGCGGCTCACGATGCTGCTGCCCGCGCCGATCGCCCTGATCGCGCTGCTCGTGGGCATCAGGCTGATCCCGCGAAGCAGCCGTGAGGACTCCGGCAAGGGCTACGACGTCCCGGGCGCCGTCACGGGTACGGCCGCGATGCTCCTGCTGGTCTTCACCGTCGTCCAGGCGCCCGAGGTGGGCTGGGCCTCGGCCCGTACGCTGCTGTCGTTCCTCGCCGCGGCCGCGCTGCTCACGGCCTTCGTCACGATCGAACGCCGCAGCTCGCACCCGCTGATCCGGCTGGGCGTGCTGCGCTCGGGCAGCCAGATCCGGGCCAATCTGGGTGCCGCGTTCTTCTTCGGCTCGTACGTCGGCTTCCAGTTCCTCGTCACGCAGTACATGCAGTCGCTGCTCGGCTGGTCGGCGCTGCAGACGGCGCTGGCCTTCCTCCCCGCGGGTGCGCTGGTGGCGCTCTCCTCGACGAAGATCGGCTCGGTGGTGGACCGGTTCGGCACGCCGAGGGTGATCGCCATCGGATTCTCGCTGCTCGTGATCGCCTACGCGCTCTTCCTCCGGATCGATCTGTCGCCTGCCTACGCCACGGTGATCCTGCCGTCGATGCTGCTGCTCGGCGCGGCGTGCGCCCTCGTCTTCCCCTCGCTCAACATCCAGGCCACCAACGGGGTGGAGGACCACGAGCAGGGCATGGTCTCCGGACTGCTGAACACGTCGATCCAGGTCGGTGGGGCGATCTTCCTCGCCGTCGTCACCGCGGTGATCACGGCGGGAGGCGACGCGGGCAGCTCGCCGCAGCAGGTGCTGGACAGCTTCCGTCCCGGCCTCGTGGTGGTCACCGTCATCGCGGCGGCGGGTCTGCTCATCACCCTCGCGGGGCTGCGTTCGCGGCGCGCCGCGCAGAGCGGACGGACGGTCCTGGTCGCGAGGTCCGCACCGGACCACGAGTCCGGGCTCCGGACGCGGCACGAGCCCCGGTCGGAGGAGGTCTCGGTCGGCGACTGA
- a CDS encoding SCO4225 family membrane protein, producing the protein MSSRRRLPGLVRLTFAHPASRAYLAVVVATAVFVAVDSLFVRHEDASLAGVWLFLLAAPTVFVFLMAGSLFGDAVIGSVWFLYPALVLSVLIQSLALGLFVRLLRGGRHSAHPQGA; encoded by the coding sequence ATGAGCTCCCGGCGTCGCCTGCCGGGCCTTGTCCGGCTGACCTTCGCCCATCCCGCGTCGCGCGCCTATCTCGCCGTCGTCGTCGCCACGGCGGTGTTCGTCGCCGTGGACAGCCTGTTCGTGCGTCACGAGGACGCCTCGCTCGCCGGTGTCTGGCTGTTCCTGCTCGCCGCACCGACGGTGTTCGTCTTCCTCATGGCGGGCTCGCTGTTCGGGGACGCAGTCATCGGCTCGGTCTGGTTCCTCTACCCCGCACTGGTCCTCTCGGTGCTGATCCAGTCCCTCGCCCTCGGCCTGTTCGTACGACTGCTGCGCGGCGGCCGGCACTCCGCCCACCCTCAAGGCGCCTGA
- a CDS encoding ROK family protein encodes MNGKVTSTRTKLERGRSALGPALELVHTGRAPTRAVLTAELGVTRATAGAVAAELEALGLIRVDSRPGAAAGSQGRPSHRLAVDDAGPVALAAQVHADGFRAALVGLGGTIVATAPGCVTVSADPAQVLGEVVDAGAALLRATGRRCVGAGLAVPSAVAEPEGTALNPLHLAWPAGAPVRDIFAERVRAAGVMGPAFTGNDVNLAALAEHRHGAGRGAQHLLCVATGHRGVGGALVLDGRLHTGSSGLALEVGHLTVNPEGRPCHCGSRGCLDVEADPLAFLTAAGRDPGPEVSLLQQSRDLLGTEYGDPSVRAAAEELIDRLGLGLAGLVNILNPDRIILGGLHRELLDADPERLRAVVADRSLWGRSGSVPILPCTLDHNSLVGAAELAWQPVLDDPLSAVPQPVS; translated from the coding sequence ATGAACGGCAAGGTGACGAGCACCCGGACGAAGCTGGAGAGAGGCCGCAGCGCACTCGGGCCCGCGTTGGAACTGGTCCACACGGGCCGCGCGCCCACCCGGGCCGTCCTGACCGCCGAACTGGGCGTCACCCGCGCCACCGCCGGTGCCGTCGCCGCCGAACTCGAAGCGCTCGGCCTCATCCGGGTCGACTCCAGACCCGGCGCGGCCGCCGGCTCCCAGGGGCGTCCCTCGCACCGCCTCGCCGTCGACGACGCGGGCCCCGTCGCGCTCGCCGCCCAGGTGCACGCCGACGGATTCCGGGCCGCACTGGTCGGCCTCGGCGGCACCATCGTCGCGACCGCACCCGGCTGTGTCACGGTCTCCGCCGACCCGGCACAGGTGCTGGGCGAGGTCGTCGACGCAGGCGCGGCACTGCTGCGCGCCACCGGCCGACGATGTGTGGGCGCCGGGCTCGCCGTCCCCTCCGCCGTGGCCGAGCCCGAGGGAACCGCGCTGAATCCCCTCCATCTCGCCTGGCCCGCCGGTGCCCCCGTCCGCGACATCTTCGCCGAACGCGTCCGTGCGGCCGGAGTCATGGGACCGGCCTTCACCGGCAACGACGTCAATCTCGCCGCCCTCGCCGAGCACCGGCACGGTGCCGGTCGCGGGGCCCAGCACCTGCTCTGCGTGGCCACCGGCCATCGTGGTGTCGGCGGCGCGCTCGTCCTCGACGGCCGTCTGCACACCGGCAGTTCCGGCCTCGCTCTGGAGGTCGGCCACCTCACTGTCAACCCCGAGGGCCGCCCCTGTCACTGCGGCAGTCGCGGCTGCCTCGACGTCGAGGCCGACCCGCTCGCCTTCCTCACGGCCGCCGGCCGCGACCCGGGTCCCGAGGTCTCCCTGCTCCAGCAGTCCCGGGACCTGCTCGGCACGGAGTACGGCGACCCGTCGGTGCGTGCGGCTGCCGAAGAACTCATCGACCGTCTCGGCCTCGGCCTCGCCGGTCTCGTGAACATCCTCAACCCGGACCGCATCATCCTCGGCGGCCTCCATCGCGAACTCCTCGACGCCGACCCGGAACGCCTCCGCGCGGTCGTCGCCGACCGCAGCCTGTGGGGCCGCAGCGGCAGCGTGCCGATCCTGCCGTGCACGCTCGACCACAACAGCCTGGTGGGCGCGGCGGAGTTGGCCTGGCAGCCGGTCCTGGACGATCCCCTGAGTGCCGTGCCGCAGCCCGTGTCCTGA
- a CDS encoding MarR family winged helix-turn-helix transcriptional regulator, protein MAAKKSERALVDEWRDVLALHARTMCELDRELHQHGLGASDFEVLDVLAEGSAEDGGCSYRVQELASRVHLSQSALSRLVARLEKDGLVNRVMCSEDRRGVRVALTDAGRERHAEVQPLQRAVLSRMLMRPAR, encoded by the coding sequence ATGGCGGCGAAGAAGTCCGAGCGTGCGCTCGTGGACGAATGGCGTGACGTGCTCGCGCTGCACGCGCGCACGATGTGCGAGCTCGACCGGGAGCTGCATCAGCACGGACTGGGTGCGAGCGACTTCGAGGTCCTCGACGTGCTGGCCGAAGGGTCCGCGGAGGACGGCGGCTGCTCGTACCGGGTGCAGGAGCTGGCCTCCCGAGTGCATCTGAGCCAGAGCGCTTTGTCACGCCTGGTCGCCCGGCTGGAGAAGGACGGCCTGGTGAACCGCGTGATGTGCAGCGAGGACCGCCGCGGAGTGCGGGTCGCGCTGACGGACGCGGGCCGCGAGCGCCATGCCGAGGTGCAGCCGCTGCAGCGGGCGGTGCTGTCCAGGATGCTGATGCGGCCGGCTCGCTGA
- a CDS encoding MFS transporter: MPLLNKPDTAHSLTRLRAALTVFFALDGFLFAGWVVRIPAIKQQTGASASDLGLALLGVSAGAVVTMTLTGRLCRRFGSHPLTVAAAVLLCLSIALPAQTHSSLTLGLVLLVFGAAYGGINVAMNSAAVDLVAALRRPVMPSFHAAFSLGGMIGAGLGGLVAAGLSPAAHLFALTGIGLLVTAAAGPVLLRHPSPAAPGRSASTADAPAAGPARLSGRTRRLVALFGVIALCTAYGEGALADWGALHLEQDLGAHAGVAAAGYSLFALAMTAGRLSGTTLLERLGQTRTLVAGGATAAVGMLLGALAPTVWLALLGFAVTGLGLANIFPVAVARAGALAGPSGVAAASTLGYGGMLLGPPAIGFLADWFSLPVALTTVAMLAAAAALIGYAARKAPAGPAAPAGTGQAPIQQSQAERDRSGQAHRREHAH, translated from the coding sequence GTGCCGCTACTAAACAAACCCGACACCGCTCACTCCCTCACCCGCCTTCGCGCCGCGCTCACGGTCTTCTTCGCCCTCGACGGCTTCCTCTTCGCCGGCTGGGTCGTCCGTATCCCCGCCATCAAGCAGCAGACCGGTGCCTCCGCGAGCGATCTGGGGCTCGCGCTCCTCGGTGTGTCGGCCGGGGCCGTGGTGACGATGACGCTGACGGGGCGGCTGTGCCGGCGCTTCGGGAGCCATCCGCTGACCGTCGCGGCCGCGGTCCTGCTGTGTCTGAGCATCGCGCTGCCCGCCCAGACGCATTCGTCGCTCACCCTGGGTCTGGTGCTGCTGGTGTTCGGCGCCGCGTACGGCGGCATCAACGTGGCCATGAACAGCGCCGCCGTCGATCTGGTCGCGGCCTTGCGACGGCCCGTGATGCCCAGTTTCCACGCCGCCTTCAGCCTGGGCGGCATGATCGGCGCGGGGCTCGGCGGGCTGGTGGCCGCGGGCCTGTCGCCTGCCGCGCACCTGTTCGCCCTCACGGGCATCGGGCTGCTGGTCACCGCCGCGGCCGGTCCTGTGCTGCTGCGTCACCCCTCCCCCGCGGCCCCCGGACGGTCGGCCTCGACGGCGGACGCTCCGGCGGCCGGCCCGGCCCGCCTCTCCGGCCGTACGCGCCGCCTCGTCGCGCTCTTCGGTGTCATCGCCCTGTGCACGGCGTACGGAGAAGGCGCGCTGGCCGACTGGGGCGCGCTGCATCTGGAGCAGGACCTCGGCGCGCACGCGGGTGTCGCGGCCGCCGGATACTCCCTGTTCGCGCTGGCCATGACGGCGGGACGGCTTTCCGGTACCACCCTGCTGGAGCGGCTCGGCCAGACCCGGACGCTGGTCGCGGGCGGTGCGACCGCCGCCGTGGGCATGCTGCTCGGTGCGCTGGCACCGACCGTGTGGCTCGCACTGCTCGGCTTCGCCGTGACGGGGCTCGGGCTGGCGAACATCTTCCCGGTGGCGGTGGCACGCGCCGGCGCACTGGCGGGTCCCAGCGGGGTGGCGGCGGCCTCCACGCTCGGCTACGGCGGCATGCTCCTCGGCCCGCCCGCGATCGGGTTCCTCGCCGACTGGTTCTCGCTGCCCGTGGCCTTGACCACGGTGGCGATGCTCGCCGCCGCGGCCGCGCTGATCGGGTACGCGGCCCGGAAGGCACCGGCCGGTCCGGCCGCACCGGCCGGAACCGGACAGGCGCCGATCCAGCAGTCTCAGGCCGAGCGGGACCGTTCCGGACAGGCACACCGCCGGGAGCACGCGCACTGA
- a CDS encoding sensor histidine kinase, with amino-acid sequence MHGGPPWLHGGPPWAHGEPPWWRHGPGRWNGTDRWGGTRVPWLSSLLVAVFVMVGTGFAAENQPDREPLDALARTLLLAGPAILLMRRRHPVAVVYALAVVTLVYIGAGYPYGPVFVTFAVGVFAALVAGHRYAAWGAVGLLWVGHLLIAHWLYAYLPPGDDRAAPWGGELVGAAWVAAIVAAAELTRVRREQWARERAERAAAEKRRTDEERLRIARELHDVLAHSISVINVQAGVGLALLDSDPEQARTALTTIKTASKEALGEVRQVLDTLRTPGDAPRAPAPGLDRLPELVEQAAGAGLTVEVGTEGTRTALPPGVDLAAFRIIQEALTNVVRHSGARTARVRIGYASGRVDLRIDDDGPATGGHQGGSGRGLVGMRERAAALGGTIEAGPRPDGGFQVHAGLPVDRS; translated from the coding sequence ATGCACGGCGGTCCGCCCTGGTTGCACGGCGGACCGCCGTGGGCGCATGGCGAACCGCCGTGGTGGCGTCACGGACCGGGCCGTTGGAACGGAACGGACCGGTGGGGCGGAACGCGAGTGCCCTGGCTGTCCAGCCTCCTCGTCGCCGTCTTCGTGATGGTGGGTACGGGCTTCGCGGCCGAGAACCAGCCCGACCGCGAGCCCCTCGACGCCCTGGCCCGCACGCTGCTGCTCGCCGGGCCCGCGATCCTGCTGATGCGCCGCAGACACCCCGTCGCCGTGGTGTACGCGCTGGCGGTGGTCACGCTCGTCTACATCGGCGCGGGGTATCCGTACGGGCCGGTCTTCGTCACCTTCGCGGTCGGCGTGTTCGCCGCCCTCGTGGCAGGGCACCGGTACGCGGCCTGGGGCGCCGTCGGCCTGCTCTGGGTGGGGCATCTCCTCATCGCGCACTGGCTCTACGCGTATCTGCCCCCGGGCGACGACCGGGCCGCTCCGTGGGGCGGGGAGCTGGTGGGTGCGGCGTGGGTCGCCGCGATCGTCGCGGCCGCCGAGCTGACGCGCGTACGCAGGGAGCAGTGGGCCCGCGAACGCGCCGAACGGGCGGCGGCGGAGAAGCGCCGCACGGACGAGGAACGGCTCCGCATCGCCCGGGAACTCCATGACGTTCTCGCCCACTCCATCTCCGTCATCAATGTGCAGGCCGGGGTCGGCCTCGCGCTGCTCGACTCCGATCCCGAGCAGGCCCGTACCGCCCTCACCACCATCAAGACGGCCAGCAAGGAGGCACTCGGCGAGGTCCGGCAGGTCCTGGACACCCTCCGCACGCCCGGCGACGCGCCCCGGGCACCCGCACCCGGTCTGGACCGGCTACCCGAACTCGTCGAGCAGGCCGCCGGGGCCGGGCTCACGGTCGAGGTCGGCACCGAGGGAACCCGGACCGCGCTCCCGCCCGGCGTGGACCTCGCCGCCTTCCGGATCATTCAGGAGGCGCTCACCAACGTGGTACGCCACTCGGGCGCCCGCACGGCCCGGGTCCGTATCGGGTACGCGTCCGGCCGCGTCGATCTCAGGATCGACGACGACGGGCCCGCCACCGGAGGGCACCAGGGCGGCAGCGGCCGCGGACTGGTCGGGATGCGGGAGCGTGCCGCCGCGCTCGGTGGCACGATCGAGGCGGGCCCGCGCCCGGACGGGGGCTTCCAGGTCCACGCCGGTCTGCCGGTCGACCGCAGCTGA